A single window of Rhodothermia bacterium DNA harbors:
- a CDS encoding PhzF family phenazine biosynthesis protein codes for MMLSVFQVDAFTDRLFGGNPAAVVPLEHWLPTEVMLSIAAENNLAETAFFVPIADGEYHLRWFTPEIEVPLCGHATLATAHILFRHLGEQSPEIVFHSASGPLIVTQNGDRLELNFPSEKLTPIEPINALVEGLRMRPVFTGMAKHYLLAELPDEDTVRSLEPDFVALAKVEALGVIVTSRGKQADFVSRFFAPNAGINEDPVTGSAHCVLVPYWAEKTGQKTFWALQVSKRGGSLWCTLEHERVRMSGHAVTYLQGTFSYE; via the coding sequence ATTATGCTTTCTGTTTTCCAAGTTGATGCCTTCACAGACCGCCTTTTTGGGGGGAATCCGGCTGCTGTCGTGCCATTAGAACATTGGCTGCCTACAGAAGTAATGTTGTCTATAGCAGCAGAAAACAACCTTGCCGAGACTGCTTTTTTTGTCCCAATAGCGGATGGAGAGTACCATCTTCGTTGGTTCACGCCTGAAATTGAAGTGCCTCTATGTGGTCATGCCACGCTTGCTACGGCACATATCTTATTTCGGCATCTGGGGGAACAGTCGCCGGAAATTGTGTTTCATTCTGCCAGTGGCCCTCTTATCGTTACCCAAAATGGTGACCGTTTGGAACTCAATTTTCCCAGTGAGAAACTCACGCCTATCGAGCCAATAAACGCACTCGTGGAAGGACTGCGAATGCGCCCGGTGTTTACGGGCATGGCCAAGCATTATCTTCTGGCCGAGTTGCCCGATGAAGACACCGTCCGCTCATTAGAACCCGATTTTGTGGCATTGGCAAAGGTAGAGGCACTTGGGGTTATTGTTACGTCTCGTGGAAAACAAGCTGATTTCGTCTCGCGATTTTTTGCGCCAAATGCAGGCATCAACGAAGACCCCGTTACAGGTTCGGCACACTGCGTGTTGGTTCCGTATTGGGCAGAAAAGACAGGTCAAAAAACCTTTTGGGCCTTGCAAGTTTCCAAACGTGGTGGCTCGCTTTGGTGTACCTTAGAACATGAGCGGGTGCGGATGTCGGGACATGCAGTAACGTATTTGCAAGGTACTTTTTCATATGAATAG
- a CDS encoding SDR family NAD(P)-dependent oxidoreductase produces the protein MSRTVLITGAAGALGTVVSQVFAAHGWDLILFDVSDERLKLNFPMANTQAVDLTNFEAVKEAVFALPQTPDAVLNIAGGFSMQVAEEAVPEDLQYLMSINFNTLFNTVTAVLPRMLARKTGFIAGISAGAGIQGAGGMALYSAAKAAVRVYLRSLAQELGHAGIRVSTVFPMGAIDTPGNRVAMPRIDPNTWIDPYRIAEALHFLAVSDVRGHIQELQIEVAQ, from the coding sequence ATGTCACGAACTGTTCTTATTACGGGTGCTGCGGGCGCACTCGGCACGGTGGTGAGCCAAGTCTTTGCGGCTCATGGCTGGGATCTCATTTTGTTTGATGTCTCGGACGAGCGTTTAAAACTGAACTTCCCAATGGCAAACACTCAAGCTGTTGATCTGACGAATTTTGAAGCCGTAAAAGAGGCCGTCTTTGCCCTGCCCCAAACCCCAGATGCGGTTTTGAACATTGCAGGCGGGTTCTCAATGCAAGTGGCCGAAGAAGCCGTACCCGAAGATCTACAATACCTTATGTCCATTAATTTCAATACATTATTCAATACAGTAACTGCCGTTTTACCGCGAATGTTGGCCCGGAAAACTGGTTTTATTGCGGGCATTTCGGCAGGGGCTGGTATCCAAGGAGCAGGCGGAATGGCCTTGTATAGTGCTGCAAAGGCGGCAGTACGGGTTTATTTACGCTCCCTTGCGCAAGAATTGGGTCATGCAGGAATACGGGTGAGCACGGTCTTCCCAATGGGCGCTATTGATACCCCCGGAAATCGGGTGGCCATGCCACGCATAGATCCAAATACGTGGATTGATCCCTATCGCATTGCGGAAGCCTTGCATTTTTTGGCGGTTAGCGATGTACGTGGACATATTCAAGAACTGCAAATTGAAGTCGCTCAATAA